One region of Lactobacillus johnsonii genomic DNA includes:
- a CDS encoding MalY/PatB family protein, with protein sequence MSIADMDFKTAPEIILAMQEKLKLGAFGYEEAGEDYFNAVSSWYQLEHGVNADPTWMIFVTGVVPAISSIVRRISHIGDNVLVQEPVYNIFYNSIENNGRHVLSSDLSYHDGKYEIDWQDLENKLADPLTTLMLFCNPHNPTGIVWSRSEVKRIAALCQKYHVVLLSDEIHGDIVRNNVKYTPAFSVTKELKNNVISLVSPSKTFNVAALHAATVIIPDENLRMIVSRGLNSDELAEPNLMAIPATIAAYTEGFNWLHDLLDTINENFIYAEHEINKNLKNVKIVSGPATYLMWLDVSEISKDSKKLADYLRKETGLIVSAGSIYRGNGSQFLRLNLASPISMVEDGIERLITGIKNFSKK encoded by the coding sequence ATGTCCATTGCAGACATGGATTTTAAAACAGCTCCTGAAATTATTTTGGCAATGCAAGAAAAGCTTAAGCTTGGGGCCTTTGGCTATGAAGAAGCGGGAGAGGACTATTTTAATGCTGTAAGCAGTTGGTATCAACTAGAGCATGGAGTCAATGCTGATCCAACATGGATGATCTTTGTCACTGGAGTAGTACCAGCAATTTCATCAATTGTCAGACGCATATCGCATATTGGGGATAATGTATTGGTGCAAGAGCCAGTTTATAATATTTTTTATAATTCGATTGAGAATAATGGTCGCCATGTATTATCAAGTGATTTGAGCTATCATGATGGAAAATATGAGATCGATTGGCAAGATTTAGAAAATAAATTAGCTGATCCATTGACCACATTAATGCTCTTCTGTAATCCTCATAATCCTACAGGAATAGTGTGGTCGCGTAGTGAAGTAAAGCGAATAGCAGCTTTATGCCAAAAATATCATGTAGTGTTGTTATCAGATGAAATCCACGGTGACATAGTTAGAAATAATGTAAAATATACACCTGCATTCTCTGTTACCAAAGAATTGAAAAATAATGTAATCAGCCTCGTATCACCAAGTAAAACGTTTAATGTTGCTGCTCTTCATGCTGCTACGGTAATTATTCCTGATGAGAATTTACGCATGATTGTTAGTCGAGGACTAAATAGTGATGAATTGGCTGAGCCAAATCTAATGGCAATTCCGGCAACAATTGCTGCTTATACAGAAGGATTTAATTGGCTGCATGATTTATTAGATACAATTAATGAGAATTTTATCTATGCTGAACATGAAATAAATAAAAACTTGAAAAATGTAAAGATTGTCTCTGGACCTGCAACTTACTTAATGTGGTTAGATGTAAGCGAAATTTCAAAAGATAGTAAAAAATTAGCAGATTATCTTCGAAAAGAAACTGGCTTAATTGTTTCAGCTGGCAGTATTTATCGGGGTAACGGGAGTCAATTTTTACGTCTTAATTTGGCCTCACCAATATCGATGGTAGAGGATGGAATTGAACGATTGATTACTGGAATTAAAAATTTTTCTAAAAAATAG
- a CDS encoding DUF3737 family protein, producing the protein MQKIKEKYFGGERALYGLSNTILKNITFGEGESPLKETKDLEIKATIFKYKYPLWYSNNINITDTIFETMSRSGIWYTNNISIKNSNLQAPKLFRRCKNITLDHVFFSNAEETMWTCEDITIKNTEINGDYFGKDSSNIYMENGRVIGNYVFDGAKNIVCKNCSFVSKDAFWNCENVTLINCQIDGEYLSWNSSHITFKDCTIESDQGLCYMDYVTLENCILNQTPLAFEKCSNIKATINSKITSIKNPISGIIKAKKIETVIIDPTKVDPKATKIISIEPVDREVSVSDQNQEGE; encoded by the coding sequence ATGCAAAAAATTAAAGAAAAATATTTTGGAGGAGAAAGAGCCTTGTATGGCCTTTCAAATACAATTTTAAAAAATATTACTTTTGGTGAAGGAGAATCTCCTTTAAAAGAAACCAAAGATTTAGAAATAAAAGCCACTATTTTTAAATATAAATATCCTTTATGGTATTCAAATAACATTAATATTACTGATACGATTTTTGAAACAATGTCTCGAAGTGGAATCTGGTATACCAATAATATTTCTATTAAAAATTCTAATCTGCAAGCTCCAAAGCTATTTAGAAGATGCAAAAATATCACATTAGACCATGTTTTCTTTTCCAATGCAGAAGAGACAATGTGGACCTGTGAAGATATTACAATTAAAAATACAGAAATTAACGGGGATTATTTTGGAAAAGATAGCTCTAATATTTACATGGAAAATGGTAGAGTAATTGGAAATTACGTATTTGATGGAGCTAAAAATATTGTATGTAAGAACTGTAGTTTTGTTTCAAAAGATGCTTTTTGGAATTGTGAGAATGTAACTTTGATTAATTGTCAGATAGATGGGGAATATTTGAGCTGGAATAGTAGTCATATTACGTTTAAAGATTGTACTATTGAGAGTGATCAGGGACTATGCTACATGGATTATGTTACTTTAGAAAATTGTATCTTGAATCAAACTCCTTTAGCCTTTGAAAAATGTAGTAATATAAAAGCAACTATAAACAGCAAAATTACTAGTATTAAAAATCCAATTTCAGGAATAATTAAGGCTAAAAAGATAGAAACGGTAATTATTGATCCTACTAAAGTTGATCCTAAGGCTACAAAGATTATTTCTATAGAACCAGTTGATAGAGAAGTATCCGTTTCTGATCAAAATCAAGAAGGTGAATAA
- a CDS encoding glycoside hydrolase family 68 protein: MNELNKINFSKEAKSGTQLTYNDFKKIAKTLIEQDARYAVPFFNASKIKNMPAAKTLDAQSGKVEDLEIWDSWPVQDAKTGYVSNWDGYQLVIGMMGVPNVNDNHIYLLYNKYGDNDFNHWKNAGPIFGLGTPVIQQWSGSATLNKDGSIQLYYTKVDTSDNNTNHQKLASATVYLNLEKDQDKISIAHVDNDHIVFEGDGYHYQTYDQWKETNKGADNIAMRDAHVIYDDNDNRYLVFEASTGTENYQGDDQIYQWLNYGGTNKDNLGDFFQILSNSDIKDRAKWSNAAIGIIKLNDDVKNPSVAKVYSPLISAPMVSDEIERPDVVKLGNKYYLFAATRLNRGSNDDAWMATNKAVGDNVAMIGYVSDNLTHGYVPLNESGVVLTASVPANWRTATYSYYAVPVEGRDDQLLITSYITNRGEVAGKGMHATWAPSFLLQINPDNTTTVLAKMTNQGDWIWDDSSENPDMMGVLEKDAPNSAALPGEWGKPVDWDLIGGYNLKPHQPVTPIPNVPTTPETPTTPDKPEVPTTPEVPTTPEVPTTPETPTPEVPKNPVKKASQSKLPKAGDKNSFAAVVLGAVSSILGAVGLTGVSKRKRNN; this comes from the coding sequence ATTAATGAATTAAATAAAATTAATTTCTCCAAAGAAGCAAAAAGTGGTACTCAGTTAACTTACAACGACTTTAAAAAAATTGCTAAAACTTTAATTGAACAAGATGCTCGTTATGCTGTTCCATTCTTCAATGCAAGTAAAATTAAAAATATGCCTGCTGCTAAAACACTTGATGCTCAAAGTGGAAAAGTAGAAGATTTGGAAATTTGGGATTCATGGCCTGTTCAAGATGCAAAAACTGGTTACGTATCTAACTGGGATGGCTACCAATTAGTGATTGGTATGATGGGAGTTCCAAACGTCAATGATAACCACATTTATCTTCTTTACAACAAGTATGGTGATAATGACTTTAATCATTGGAAGAATGCCGGTCCTATTTTCGGCCTAGGTACTCCAGTTATTCAACAATGGTCTGGATCAGCAACTTTAAATAAAGATGGCTCAATTCAACTTTACTACACTAAGGTTGATACTAGTGATAATAATACTAACCACCAAAAACTCGCTAGTGCAACTGTTTACTTAAATCTTGAAAAAGATCAAGATAAGATTTCTATTGCTCATGTTGACAACGACCATATTGTCTTTGAAGGTGATGGTTACCACTACCAAACTTATGACCAATGGAAAGAAACTAACAAGGGTGCTGACAATATCGCAATGCGTGATGCACACGTGATTTATGATGATAATGATAATCGTTACCTTGTGTTTGAAGCAAGTACTGGAACCGAAAATTATCAAGGTGATGATCAAATTTATCAATGGTTAAATTACGGCGGTACTAACAAGGATAATTTAGGTGATTTCTTCCAAATTTTATCTAACTCCGATATTAAAGATAGAGCTAAATGGTCAAACGCTGCAATTGGTATCATTAAACTAAATGATGATGTTAAGAATCCAAGTGTTGCAAAGGTCTACAGCCCACTTATTAGTGCACCAATGGTAAGTGATGAAATTGAACGTCCTGATGTTGTTAAATTAGGTAATAAGTATTACTTATTTGCTGCTACTAGATTAAACCGTGGTAGTAACGATGATGCTTGGATGGCAACTAACAAAGCAGTTGGTGATAACGTAGCTATGATTGGTTATGTTTCTGATAACTTAACTCATGGTTATGTTCCATTGAATGAATCTGGCGTTGTTTTAACTGCATCTGTACCAGCTAACTGGCGTACTGCAACTTATTCATACTATGCAGTTCCAGTAGAAGGAAGAGATGATCAACTTTTAATTACTTCATACATCACTAATCGTGGTGAGGTTGCTGGAAAGGGTATGCATGCAACTTGGGCACCAAGTTTCTTGTTACAAATTAATCCAGATAACACTACTACTGTTTTAGCTAAAATGACTAACCAAGGGGATTGGATTTGGGATGATAGTAGTGAAAATCCAGATATGATGGGTGTACTTGAAAAAGATGCTCCAAATAGTGCTGCCCTTCCTGGAGAATGGGGAAAACCAGTTGATTGGGATTTAATTGGTGGATACAACTTGAAGCCACACCAACCTGTAACTCCTATTCCAAATGTACCAACTACTCCTGAAACCCCAACCACACCAGATAAGCCAGAAGTACCAACTACCCCTGAAGTCCCAACCACTCCAGAGGTACCAACTACTCCAGAAACTCCAACTCCAGAAGTTCCAAAGAATCCAGTTAAGAAAGCTAGTCAGTCTAAACTTCCAAAGGCGGGAGATAAAAATAGCTTTGCAGCAGTTGTTTTAGGTGCTGTAAGTTCAATATTAGGTGCTGTTGGTTTAACAGGTGTTTCAAAACGTAAACGCAATAATTAA
- a CDS encoding levansucrase encodes MLENKNHKKIFLSGKSLLMGTLSTAAIVLSASTANAATNADNVNENQTVEVTATSVNNENNKQVTEKDSADKSTSDVAEDANTKKSNENTETTENNTQTVVTNAPVSDVKNTNTVTAETPVDKVVNNSDQKTTNAATTDTKKDDVK; translated from the coding sequence ATGTTGGAAAATAAAAATCATAAAAAGATATTTTTAAGCGGAAAATCTTTGTTAATGGGAACCTTGTCAACAGCAGCAATTGTATTAAGTGCATCAACTGCAAATGCTGCTACTAATGCAGACAATGTTAATGAAAATCAAACTGTAGAAGTAACTGCTACTTCAGTAAACAATGAAAATAATAAGCAAGTAACTGAAAAAGATAGTGCAGATAAAAGTACTAGTGATGTGGCTGAAGATGCTAACACCAAGAAATCAAACGAAAATACAGAAACTACAGAAAATAATACTCAAACAGTTGTTACTAATGCGCCAGTAAGTGATGTGAAAAATACAAACACAGTTACCGCTGAAACACCTGTTGATAAAGTAGTAAATAATAGTGATCAAAAGACAACTAATGCTGCAACTACTGATACTAAAAAAGATGATGTAAAATAA
- a CDS encoding acetate/propionate family kinase codes for MKKVLAVNSGSSSFKYKLFSLDNEEVIASGMADRVGLPGSVFTMTLADGSQHDEQSDIANQEEAVQKLLSWLKEYNVIDSLEDIAGVGHRVVAGGEEFTDSTVITEDNLWKIYNMSDYAPLHNPAEADGIYAFMKVLPNVPEVAVFDTSFHQSLDPVQYLYSVPYKYYEKFRARKYGAHGTSARYVSRRTADLLNKPVEDLKMVLCHLGSGASVTAIKDGKSFDTSMGFSPVAGITMSTRSGDVDPSLLQFIMKKGNITSFNEVIKMLNTESGLLGLSGISPDMRDIEKAIKNGDKQAQLTKDIFINRIVRYIGAYMTEMGGLDVLVFTAGIGEHDASVRKQIMDGLTWLGLEYDEEANKANHEGVITTPNSKITAMIVPTNEELMIARDVVRLAKLDKSNK; via the coding sequence ATGAAAAAAGTTTTAGCAGTAAATTCCGGTAGTTCATCATTTAAGTACAAATTGTTTTCTCTTGATAATGAAGAAGTAATTGCATCTGGTATGGCTGACCGGGTAGGATTACCAGGCTCTGTTTTTACTATGACTTTAGCTGATGGTAGTCAACATGATGAACAAAGTGATATTGCTAACCAAGAAGAAGCAGTTCAAAAGTTACTTAGCTGGCTTAAAGAATATAATGTTATTGATTCTTTAGAAGATATTGCGGGCGTAGGTCACCGTGTAGTTGCTGGTGGAGAAGAATTTACCGATAGTACAGTAATTACTGAAGATAACCTTTGGAAAATTTACAATATGAGTGACTATGCACCTTTACATAACCCAGCTGAAGCTGATGGTATTTATGCCTTCATGAAAGTTTTGCCTAATGTACCAGAAGTTGCAGTTTTCGATACGTCATTCCATCAATCATTAGATCCAGTTCAATACTTATATTCTGTTCCTTATAAGTATTACGAAAAATTCCGTGCTAGAAAATATGGTGCACACGGTACATCTGCGCGCTACGTATCACGTCGTACCGCTGACCTTTTAAATAAACCGGTTGAGGACTTAAAGATGGTCCTTTGTCACTTGGGTAGTGGTGCATCTGTTACTGCTATTAAAGATGGAAAATCTTTTGATACTTCAATGGGCTTTAGTCCTGTTGCAGGAATTACGATGAGTACTAGAAGTGGTGATGTAGATCCTTCTTTACTTCAATTTATTATGAAAAAAGGAAATATCACTAGTTTTAACGAAGTTATCAAGATGTTGAATACTGAATCTGGTTTATTGGGCCTTTCAGGAATTTCACCAGATATGAGAGATATTGAAAAAGCTATCAAAAATGGTGATAAGCAGGCTCAACTTACAAAAGATATATTTATTAATCGAATTGTTCGGTATATTGGTGCCTACATGACTGAAATGGGTGGATTAGATGTTTTAGTCTTTACAGCAGGTATTGGTGAACATGATGCAAGTGTAAGAAAGCAAATTATGGATGGTCTTACTTGGCTTGGTCTTGAATATGATGAAGAAGCCAACAAAGCTAACCATGAAGGTGTGATTACTACACCAAATTCAAAAATTACTGCTATGATTGTTCCAACAAATGAAGAATTAATGATTGCACGTGATGTTGTACGCTTAGCAAAATTGGATAAGTCAAACAAATAA
- a CDS encoding class I SAM-dependent methyltransferase: MQKVEELYPKFQTAIEHLQKSLNVSFSSALTETFDNLENGKIKVESGAPDKETVAELTEEYRQLDCENLPRALKVQIFTLLALKAITQDASDYNLMPTPSVVATIIALIWQKIVPTGKKTVVDPAIGTGNLLYSVIRQLIQENHSQNNYNLIGIDNEESLLDLADIGAHLEDLKIDLYCQDALDPWMIEKADIVLSDLPVGYYPLDNNAQRFENHAKEGHSFAHTLFIEQIVNNLKRDGFAFLVVPRLLFTGKGSTEFMTWLAKKVNIQAIVDLPDNMFSSQIQQKSILVFQNHGDHAAEREVLVAKLDSLKGPESLVAFNMKLNDWYHKNKD, translated from the coding sequence ATGCAAAAAGTAGAAGAATTGTATCCAAAATTTCAGACAGCTATTGAGCATTTACAAAAGTCTCTTAATGTTTCTTTTTCATCTGCATTGACGGAAACCTTTGATAATTTAGAAAACGGAAAGATCAAAGTTGAGTCAGGTGCTCCTGATAAGGAAACTGTAGCTGAATTGACTGAAGAATATCGTCAATTAGATTGTGAGAATTTGCCACGGGCATTGAAAGTACAAATATTTACTTTATTAGCTTTAAAGGCAATTACTCAAGATGCTAGTGACTATAACTTAATGCCTACACCATCGGTGGTCGCTACAATAATTGCTTTGATTTGGCAAAAAATTGTTCCTACTGGTAAAAAAACTGTAGTTGATCCAGCTATTGGGACTGGAAATTTACTTTATTCAGTAATTAGACAATTAATACAAGAGAATCACTCTCAAAATAATTACAATCTAATTGGAATTGATAATGAAGAATCTCTATTAGACTTGGCTGATATTGGTGCTCATCTTGAAGATTTGAAAATTGATTTATATTGTCAAGATGCATTAGATCCATGGATGATTGAAAAGGCTGATATTGTCTTGAGTGATCTTCCTGTAGGCTACTATCCACTAGATAATAATGCTCAACGCTTTGAAAATCATGCAAAGGAAGGACATTCATTTGCCCATACTTTGTTCATTGAACAAATTGTAAATAATCTTAAGAGAGATGGTTTTGCATTTTTAGTGGTGCCTAGATTACTATTTACTGGCAAAGGCTCTACTGAATTCATGACTTGGTTAGCAAAAAAGGTTAATATTCAAGCTATTGTAGATTTGCCGGATAATATGTTTTCAAGTCAAATTCAGCAAAAATCAATTTTGGTTTTCCAAAATCATGGAGATCATGCTGCAGAGCGGGAAGTATTGGTTGCTAAATTAGATTCACTAAAGGGACCAGAATCTTTAGTAGCATTTAATATGAAGTTAAATGATTGGTATCATAAGAATAAAGATTAA
- the comGF gene encoding competence type IV pilus minor pilin ComGF, whose product MKRIKGFTLLEAVFAIAVTIFCAQILFGLVNTLRKINHQKGGINEIAYSYVQVNNFLKESGHVEVSTTGSDPTKIILRKFSDKKKKKTDPTYETYVIDLSLNDTLRMRTDEGGHMPLLFKVKKIRCSTSKDSFTILITEKDGRQSEMYFKTDLPEKKEVNPVDEKEKKS is encoded by the coding sequence ATGAAAAGAATAAAAGGTTTTACTTTATTAGAGGCAGTTTTTGCAATTGCGGTTACGATTTTTTGTGCGCAAATACTTTTTGGACTCGTAAATACACTTAGAAAAATTAATCATCAAAAAGGTGGAATAAATGAAATTGCATATAGTTATGTACAAGTAAATAATTTTTTAAAAGAAAGTGGACATGTTGAAGTAAGTACAACTGGATCAGATCCAACTAAAATTATTCTCAGAAAATTTTCTGATAAAAAGAAAAAGAAGACTGATCCAACTTATGAGACGTATGTGATTGATTTAAGCTTAAATGATACTTTAAGAATGCGGACAGATGAGGGTGGACATATGCCTCTACTTTTTAAAGTTAAAAAAATTAGATGTTCTACGTCAAAAGATTCATTTACAATCCTGATAACTGAAAAAGATGGTAGACAAAGTGAAATGTATTTTAAAACAGATTTACCAGAAAAAAAGGAAGTGAATCCAGTTGATGAGAAAGAAAAAAAGAGTTAA
- a CDS encoding type II secretion system protein, with product MKNKRIKGFIFWEACLGFTIACLGVILLGLTLKQNRQTEKQIEKRVDKSYAEYIFKHSDKKILLVHDHVYHR from the coding sequence TTGAAGAATAAAAGAATAAAAGGATTTATTTTCTGGGAAGCATGTTTAGGATTTACAATTGCTTGTTTGGGAGTGATTTTATTAGGCTTGACACTTAAGCAAAATAGACAAACGGAAAAACAAATTGAAAAAAGAGTAGATAAATCCTATGCTGAATATATTTTTAAACATAGTGATAAGAAAATATTATTAGTCCATGATCATGTCTATCATAGGTAA
- a CDS encoding type II secretion system protein, with the protein MIFKKLRGFTLIETVVTLAIVCLLVLMPTLYVKNIKEQVVLDNSTRQVKSTIDKYLHLATVKKKSYFLSYFDNNSSIQIKEPHQVSQVYLDKHIRVYNFDNLYISNRGTISPRTITIKNGNKEKKIKIQMTWGRMVEE; encoded by the coding sequence ATGATTTTTAAAAAATTAAGAGGATTTACTTTAATTGAAACTGTAGTTACATTAGCAATTGTTTGTCTTCTCGTCTTGATGCCAACCCTTTATGTTAAAAATATCAAGGAACAAGTGGTTTTAGATAATAGTACACGTCAAGTGAAATCCACCATTGATAAGTATTTACATCTGGCCACAGTAAAAAAGAAATCATATTTTTTGTCATATTTTGATAATAATTCTTCGATTCAAATAAAGGAGCCGCATCAGGTTTCACAAGTTTATTTAGATAAACATATTAGAGTTTACAATTTTGATAATCTTTACATTAGTAATCGGGGAACAATTTCACCAAGGACGATTACGATTAAGAATGGTAATAAAGAAAAGAAAATAAAAATACAAATGACATGGGGAAGAATGGTTGAAGAATAA
- the comGC gene encoding competence type IV pilus major pilin ComGC produces MKKLKQFIIKNKQVKGFTLVEMVIVIAIIAMLILLIVPGLSKQKDRATSKTDEALRTTIETQRQLAEDNGDGTSLEELVKKEYISQKQKERYEKLQQK; encoded by the coding sequence ATGAAAAAATTAAAACAATTTATTATAAAAAATAAGCAAGTAAAAGGATTTACTTTAGTAGAAATGGTAATTGTAATTGCTATCATTGCAATGCTAATTTTGCTGATTGTGCCAGGACTAAGCAAACAAAAAGATAGAGCTACGAGTAAGACTGATGAGGCTTTAAGAACAACAATTGAGACACAAAGACAGCTGGCTGAAGATAATGGAGATGGAACTTCCTTAGAAGAACTTGTAAAGAAGGAGTATATTTCTCAAAAGCAAAAAGAAAGATATGAAAAATTACAACAAAAATGA
- a CDS encoding type II secretion system F family protein: MKKLSNFLKKDKLNSADQLIFIDYLRQALINGYSLNASLRLLPKIWRGNSSQLLYVNQRVEEGSQLGDVLQEVGFSSTLAAQINLAVIDGNLLSCLDQMSKLIRLKNKQLKKLKGELAYPALLVGMMVTLLICMQTFLKTEISDNDLTSNVMLGGLILLVITAVFFISKTIRLLNKQDYYALKKLTNLPMIGAVLRLYVHYLVVSDLAVLLINGFSLQKICQLTAMQPDRSLQQVIGVKVKDQLEKGTEIKEIIEQEFFIPDNLVMLLETGTTRKEIGKRALLLSKTLFYELNLKLNSLILNIQPICFIFIGICILGMYLKILMPMYHLMETM, encoded by the coding sequence GTGAAAAAACTCAGCAACTTTTTGAAGAAGGATAAGTTAAATAGTGCTGACCAATTGATTTTTATTGATTATTTAAGGCAGGCTTTAATTAATGGATATTCCTTGAATGCTAGTTTGAGACTATTACCAAAAATTTGGAGGGGTAATTCTAGTCAACTTCTTTATGTAAATCAGCGAGTAGAAGAAGGAAGCCAGTTGGGAGACGTACTGCAGGAAGTGGGATTTTCTAGCACTCTAGCTGCCCAAATAAATCTAGCAGTTATTGATGGAAATCTATTATCTTGCTTAGATCAAATGAGTAAACTTATTCGATTAAAGAATAAGCAATTAAAGAAATTAAAGGGAGAATTAGCCTATCCAGCGCTTTTAGTTGGGATGATGGTTACCTTGCTAATTTGTATGCAAACATTTCTAAAAACAGAAATATCTGATAATGACTTGACTAGTAATGTAATGCTTGGTGGCCTGATACTTTTGGTTATTACAGCAGTATTTTTTATTAGTAAAACAATTAGATTACTTAATAAACAAGATTATTATGCTCTTAAAAAACTAACAAATTTACCTATGATTGGAGCTGTTTTACGGTTATATGTTCATTATCTAGTTGTGTCTGATTTAGCAGTTTTATTAATTAATGGTTTTTCACTACAAAAAATCTGTCAACTTACTGCTATGCAACCTGATAGGTCATTACAACAAGTTATCGGGGTAAAAGTAAAAGATCAACTAGAAAAGGGTACTGAAATTAAAGAAATTATTGAGCAAGAATTTTTCATACCTGATAATTTGGTCATGCTTCTAGAAACTGGAACAACTAGAAAGGAAATTGGAAAGCGTGCCTTATTGCTTAGCAAGACACTTTTTTATGAACTGAATCTAAAATTGAATAGCCTAATTCTCAATATCCAACCGATATGCTTTATTTTTATTGGGATTTGTATTTTAGGGATGTATTTAAAGATATTAATGCCGATGTATCACTTAATGGAAACTATGTAG
- the comGA gene encoding competence type IV pilus ATPase ComGA has protein sequence MNEMSERILEEAIERHASDIFIFPIINGYEVKIRTAMGLDKIQELSRHGGRELLNYFKFQAQMDISERRRPQVGAYQTEFKRKKIFLRFSSVGEFAGAESLVVRLIYGEKNNNYFLPEQFNLIKKLTNQRGLIVTSGPTGSGKTSTMYELAQVIGKNKVVMTIEDPVEVWNPDFLQTQVNLIAGITYPDLLKAALRHRPDILIIGEIRDQETAKISINAALSGHLVLATIHAKTALQTISRLEGLGITKDELSNCLTAVSYQRLLPIKDKNDVACLMDIGYGEMLNQAITNNDKRGNLHDWQNSLNQLVKRGKISEKTQQLFEEG, from the coding sequence GTGAATGAGATGTCGGAAAGAATTTTAGAAGAGGCGATTGAAAGACATGCTAGTGATATTTTTATCTTTCCTATTATCAATGGATACGAGGTAAAAATTCGAACTGCAATGGGTTTAGATAAAATTCAAGAGTTAAGTCGACATGGTGGAAGAGAGCTCTTAAATTATTTTAAGTTTCAAGCACAGATGGATATTTCTGAACGGCGTAGACCCCAGGTAGGAGCGTATCAGACCGAGTTTAAAAGAAAAAAGATATTTTTACGTTTTTCTAGTGTTGGAGAATTTGCCGGAGCTGAATCTTTAGTAGTTAGGTTGATTTATGGAGAAAAGAATAATAATTATTTTCTTCCGGAGCAGTTTAATTTAATTAAAAAACTTACCAATCAACGTGGATTAATAGTTACAAGTGGGCCAACAGGATCGGGAAAAACTTCAACCATGTATGAGTTAGCGCAAGTGATTGGAAAAAATAAAGTTGTAATGACTATTGAAGATCCAGTTGAAGTGTGGAATCCAGACTTCTTACAGACGCAGGTGAATCTAATTGCGGGGATTACATATCCCGATTTGTTGAAAGCAGCTTTACGGCATAGACCGGATATTTTAATTATTGGTGAAATTCGAGATCAAGAAACAGCAAAAATCAGTATTAATGCTGCCCTGAGCGGCCATTTAGTTTTAGCTACTATTCATGCTAAGACGGCTTTGCAAACAATATCGCGTCTTGAAGGATTAGGTATTACTAAAGATGAACTGAGTAATTGCTTAACGGCGGTTTCCTATCAACGGTTATTACCTATAAAAGATAAAAATGATGTTGCTTGTTTAATGGATATTGGATATGGAGAAATGCTTAATCAAGCAATCACTAATAACGATAAACGTGGTAATTTGCATGATTGGCAGAATAGTTTAAATCAATTAGTAAAACGAGGAAAGATTAGTGAAAAAACTCAGCAACTTTTTGAAGAAGGATAA